A segment of the Candidatus Poribacteria bacterium genome:
GTCGTCGACACACTTCTGCTTGGGAAGTCGCACCGCTGAGGACTTCAAGAACAAGTTCTGCTTTAAACTCAGGGGTGAATCTTCTTCGTTTCGCCATTGGATACTCCTTTCAATTGAGATCGTCATTATAGCACAATCTTCCTTTAGGGAGTGGCCTAAAAAACCGTAGGCAGTACACTAACGCCGCATGTGGGCGTTTCTGGTGATACACCTGTGTGATAAACTGCCCGATGCGTTCTCGAGCCTCGGTAATATCTTCGTAATCATTGAGGTGAACTTCTTCTTCCTTGAGGGTGCGGATCACCCTTTCGGCGTATCCGTTCTCCCAAGGACACCCGCTGCGAGCTACCGAAATCTCAATACCGTGCTCTTTGAGCCTCGAGAGATACGCATTTGAAAGATACTGCACGCCTTGATCGGAATGGTGGATCTCTGGTACACTTTGGTGTAAGGCTGCCTCCAAGGGTTTCAATGTCAGAGATTGCGTCAACTGTTGGCTCAGATGCCACCCTCTTATCATACGTGTGAAGACATCGATGAGCAGAGCGACATAGATGAAGCGTCCCTTGAGGCGGACGTAGGTGATATCGCCTACCCAGACGTGATCCTGTCGAGAGATCTCAAGGGTCTGCATTCTATTGACCCAGGGGTGTGAACCTTCAAGGGATCTCGTGGTTTGACAGACTCGTTTCACCGAGACCCAGAGATTCTCTTCTTTCATCAACCGAGCCACACGTTTATACCCAACGGTGTGTCCTTCGGTCGCCAGCAACTTCGTGATACGTCTATACCCGTATGTCGGATACGCCGTAGCTAATCGCTGTATTTCGGCTCGCTGGACTGCTTATCGGTTTCCGACTCAAAGAAGGTTTCAACATTTTCAAGAAGTTGGCGCTTCCATGTTGAGACCTGGTTTTCGCTGAGGTTATGACGTCGACACAGTTGGGCTTGTGAACTTTCACCACTGAGAGCCTCAAGCACAACTTCTGCTTTAAACTTAGCAGTGAATCTTCTTCGTTTCGCCATCGGAAGGCTCCTTTCAAATAGATTGTCATTGTAGCACAATCTTATATTAGAGAGTGGTCTAAATTTCCGGTGGCAGTACAGTCTATCAATATTGAAAGTACTCATCTCTATCTATCCTTTCTCCGCAAGCGAATGTGGTGCTGTAATATTTGAAGATTTCTTAAGCGTCGCCATCAAATTTGACGCGTCTGTAGATGTGCCGTAACGGTAGTTCACACGCTATAGAGCTAAGCCTCACGACATCTTCAAGTGTCCGAAATTCTGTTGCCACCCATTCAGGTGTTTGGCGACGATACTGCACCACCTGCACGCTGTCTTGTGAAATCAGAATGTATTCCTGCAGGGTATCGATCTGGCGATAGTGGGCGAATTTCTCGTCTCTGTCATACGTTTCCGTGGAGGTCGAAAGCACCTCTACAATGAGTGTCGGATTGAGGAGTGTGTCAAAGGTATTATCCTCAGCCTCTGGTTCTCCGCAAACAACCACAATATCTGGGTAAAAGTAGGATTCTGTCTGGGCAGCTTTCACGCGTAGATCACCTGTAGCGGCGACTTCACAATCGCTATCCATCAGTTGGCGGCTAAGAGAGATCGTTGTATCTAACGTGATGAAATTGTGTGCGAAACTGGCACCCGCCATTGCTATTATCTCTCCGTTCACATATTCGCTTTTTGTTATCGCCTTCCGTTCCAATTCGAGGTATGTTTCAGGAGTTAAGTGCGTCGGTGCTGCTGTCGTTGCCATCTGACTGCCCCCTTTACGAGTGTTTTTATTTGAACGAAAGGCGGGACGATAGAGAACACCCGCCTTCACACAAATTATTTAATGTGAGTTTGAAAATAAACCTGTAGGTCGGGTAGAGCGGTAAATATACACGGAAAACCTTAGAATTTGGACAAATATGTCGTTTTTCAAGGCGTTTTCTACCTAAATAGTGGCAGCGAAACCTGACATCCTACCTTTATCAAACTCGCGTTATTTACGCATTTGCATCAGTTTGATAGTATTCCATCAGGATCTCCGCGACTTCGGGGCGTGAAATTTCTGGTGGGAGCGGTTCGCCAGCGGCGAGCATCTCACGCAATTTTGTCCCAGAGATCTCGAAATAATCGTCCGCATCGTCAGGGTAGTCGCGCATCATGACGATTGCATTGCGCTTTTTGCTCCATACAGTGAAATCGCCGCGGAAAATTCCGATCTCCAAAGCACCTTCAGGAATCGTATCGAAAATTTCTTGTGCGTCAAACGCGCCGTAGTAGTCGCCGGCACCAGCATGGTCCCGTCCGACGATGAAGTGCGACGCACCGCAATTCTGACGGAAGACGGCATGGAGGAGTGCCTCTCTCGGCCCAGCATAGAGCATGTCGAACCCGTAACCCGTGATAGAGACGGTATTTTCGGGGAAATAGTGTTCCACCATCGTCCGGATGCAAGCATCACGAACAGCAGCAGGAATGTCCCCAGGCTTTAGCTTACCGAGAAGCATATGAATTAGAATACCATCGGCATTAACTGCCTCTTGTGCGATTTTGCAGAGTCCCTCATGGGCACGGTGCATCGGATTTCGCGTCTGGAAAGCGACGACGGTGTTCCAGCCGCGCGCAGCGATGTCTTCACGAATCTCGACGGCTGTGCGGAAGGTGTCCGGGAAATCTTCTCGGAAATAGGAGTAGTTCAGGACTTCGATTGGACCGGAGAGAACGTTGTCACCGACATCCGCGAAAGCAGGAACACCAGGGTGTTCTGGGTCAGTTGTTCCAAAGGTCTTTTCGATGAGAAGTTGTTTCTGTTCTGCCGAGAGTGTCTCGATTGCCGAAACCTTCATGACTGCGAGCGGTGGATTGCCTTCAACGTTCGGATCACGTAAAGCAATTCTGTCTGCGTTCTTCACTGCATCCGTAAGTTGTTCTGACGGAACAATGTTCATGATCGGAACGGGCCAGAAAAGTCCGCTCGGCAGTTTCATGTCTGTGGCGACGCTTATTGCTTCAGCGATGTTCATGTAGCCCGTCAGCGG
Coding sequences within it:
- a CDS encoding IS3 family transposase; this translates as MTKLLATEGHTVGYKRVARLMKEENLWVSVKRVCQTTRSLEGSHPWVNRMQTLEISRQDHVWVGDITYVRLKGRFIYVALLIDVFTRMIRGWHLSQQLTQSLTLKPLEAALHQSVPEIHHSDQGVQYLSNAYLSRLKEHGIEISVARSGCPWENGYAERVIRTLKEEEVHLNDYEDITEARERIGQFITQVYHQKRPHAALVYCLRFFRPLPKGRLCYNDDLN
- a CDS encoding transposase; the protein is MSTFNIDRLYCHRKFRPLSNIRLCYNDNLFERSLPMAKRRRFTAKFKAEVVLEALSGESSQAQLCRRHNLSENQVSTWKRQLLENVETFFESETDKQSSEPKYSD
- a CDS encoding Uma2 family endonuclease, whose protein sequence is MATTAAPTHLTPETYLELERKAITKSEYVNGEIIAMAGASFAHNFITLDTTISLSRQLMDSDCEVAATGDLRVKAAQTESYFYPDIVVVCGEPEAEDNTFDTLLNPTLIVEVLSTSTETYDRDEKFAHYRQIDTLQEYILISQDSVQVVQYRRQTPEWVATEFRTLEDVVRLSSIACELPLRHIYRRVKFDGDA
- the sat gene encoding sulfate adenylyltransferase; this translates as MIKPHGAETLTPLYVSDDAARAELTKKAEQLPSVLLSSGAAASAVMLASGYFTPLTGYMNIAEAISVATDMKLPSGLFWPVPIMNIVPSEQLTDAVKNADRIALRDPNVEGNPPLAVMKVSAIETLSAEQKQLLIEKTFGTTDPEHPGVPAFADVGDNVLSGPIEVLNYSYFREDFPDTFRTAVEIREDIAARGWNTVVAFQTRNPMHRAHEGLCKIAQEAVNADGILIHMLLGKLKPGDIPAAVRDACIRTMVEHYFPENTVSITGYGFDMLYAGPREALLHAVFRQNCGASHFIVGRDHAGAGDYYGAFDAQEIFDTIPEGALEIGIFRGDFTVWSKKRNAIVMMRDYPDDADDYFEISGTKLREMLAAGEPLPPEISRPEVAEILMEYYQTDANA